The Micromonospora violae DNA segment GTCGGCATGGTCAGCAAGGCGTTCGAGACGGCGTACGACGGCATCGTGCTCCAGGCCGCCGCAGCCAGCTTCGGCATCTTCTTCCTGATGGCGATGCTCTACAAGGCGAAGGTCATCCGGGCCACCCCGGCCTTCGTCAAGGGCATGATCGCGGTGATGACCGGCCTCTTCGCGGTCATGATGATCAACCTGGTGCTGGCGCTGTTCGGCGTGAACACCGGCCTGCGTGACGGCAGCCCACTGGCCATCGGCTTCAGCCTGGTCTGCATCGTGGTCGCCTCGCTGAGCTTCGTGCTCAGCTTCAAGGAGATCGAGGACGGCGTCCGGATGGGCCTGCCGCAGCGCTACTCCTGGGTGGCCGCGTTCGGCATCCTGGTGAGCCTGGTCTGGCTCTACATCGAGATCCTGCGCCTGCTGAGCTACTTCCAGGGCGACGACTGACCCTCGTCCGCACTGCCGACCGACGCCCGTCCCCACCCAGGTGGGGGCGGGCGTCGTCGTCCGCGCCGTTTGGCCGCCGCCGCTGCTCCGCCCGGGGCAGAGTGACTGCGAGGGGTACGCGGGCGAAGGAGGCGGCGGTGCGCAGCAACAACCCGGTGCTCAACCGGCTGGACGAGAGCAGCCGGGTGGAGTCCCGGGTGCTCGGCGCCCGGGACGTCGAACCGATGACAGTCGACGACGTGGTGGTCCGTACCGTCGGGTTGCTGCTCGTGACCGGCGCGACCGCGGCGGTGTCCTGGGCGGTGATCCCCGACGCCGTGTGGCTGGGTGGCGCGCTGGCCGGCAGCGCGCTCGCGTCGATCGCGCTGATCCTGGTCATCTCGCTGCGGGGGATCACCAATCCGGTGCCGATCGTCGGCTACGCCATCCTTCAGGGCCTGCTGCTGGGGGTGGCGAGCCGCACCTTCGAGCAGGTCTATCCGGGCATCGTGGTGCAGGCGGTGGCCGGCACCTTCGGCGTCTTCCTCGGCATGGCGGCGCTCTACCGGGCCCGGGTGATCCGGGCGACGCCCCGGCTGGCCCGCCTGGTGATCGGCACCCTGCTCGGCATCGCCGTGCTCAGTGTGGTCAACCTGGTGTCGTACCTGATCACCGGGCGACCGGGCCTGGCGGTCTACAGCGTCAGCGGGGAGGTCGGCTGGCTGCCGTACGCCTTCTCGGTGGTGGCCATCATCGCGGGCGCGTTCAGCTTCATCCTCGACTTCGACCTCGTTGAGCGTTCGGTGCGCGACGGTCGTGCCCGTCGGTACGCGTGGCTGAGCGCGTTCGGCCTGCTCACCGGGTTGGTGTTCCTCTACTGGCAGCTGTTGCGGCTGCTCAGCTATCTGCGCCGCTGACCGGCCCGGCCCGGCGCGGTCGGTGCCGGCCGTAGACTCGGCGGCGATGAGCGCAGCGGAGTTGGACAAGGCCGTGCAGTTGCTGGTCCGTCAGATCGCGCACTGGCAGCAGCCCCGGTGGGCGGCGGCCGCGACCACGGGCAACGTGTCCCGCGCCGACCTGGTGCACCGGCTGGTGCAGGAGATCGCCAACCTGGCCGCCGACACCGAGGGGGAGCCCCGCCGGGTCGTGCCCCGGCTCGACAACGACCTGGCCCTGCCCGACCAACTGCGGGTGGTGACGGCGGACCTGCTGGCCGCCGACCCGGGGGCCGAGGCGCTGACCCGGGCCGCCGCCGAGGTGGCGGCGACCCGCAGCGCGCTCTGAGGGCGGCCCGGCTCAGCTGAGCCGTTCGAGCACCATGGCCATGCCCTGGCCGCCGCCCACGCACATGGTCTCCAGGCCGATGGTCTTGTCGTGCCACTCCAGGGCGTTGAGCAGGGTGCCGGTGATCCGGGCGCCGGTCATGCCGAACGGGTGGCCGACGGCGATGGCCCCGCCCATCACGTTCAGCTTCTCCTCCGGGATGCCCAGTTGGCGGTAGGAGGGGATGACCTGCGCGGCGAACGCCTCGTTGATCTCGACGAGGTCGACGTCGTCGATGGTCATACCGGCTCGGCGCAGTGCCTGCCGGGACGCCTCGACCGGCCCGAGACCCATGATCTCCGGCGACAGACCGGTCACACCGGTCGACACGATCCGGGCCAGCGGGGTGAGCCCGAGCTCCTCGGCCCGCTGGGCGCTCATCACCACCACGGCGGCCGCGCCGTCGTTGAGCGGGCAGCAGTTGCCGGCGGTGATCCGACCGTCCGGGCGGAACACCGGCTTCAGACCGGCGACCGCGTCGAGGGTGACGCCGGCCCGGGGCCCGTCGTCGGTGCTCACCACGGTGCCGTCCGGCGTGGTGACCGGGGTGATCTCCCGGGCCCAGAAACCGTCGGCGATGGCCTTCTCGGCGAGGTTCTGGCTGCGTACGCCGAACTCGTCCATGTCGGCGCGGGTGATGTCGTACACCTGGGCCAGGTTCTCCGCGGTCTGCCCCATGCTCAGGTAGATGTCGGGCAGCTCACCGACCTCGCGCGGGTCGGTCCACACCTCGGCGCCGCCCTGCGCGCGGCGCGTCGAACGCTCGCTGGCCGACGCGAAGCGCGGGTTCTCCCAGCCGCCGCCGACCAGGGCCTGCGCCTCGGGTGGCAGCCCGTCGGAGCTGCCTCGGGCGTAGCGGGAGACCATCTCCACCCCGGCGGAGACGAACACGTCGCCCTCACCGGCCCGGATCGCGTGCATCGCCATCCGGGTGGTCTGCAACGAGGAGGCGCAGTAGCGGGTCAGCGTGGCACCGGGGACAGTGTCCAGACCGAGGAGGGTGGAGACCACCCGGGCCATGTTGAAGCCCTGCTCACCGCCGGGCAGGCCGCACCCGAGGTAGAGGTCGTCGATGGTGGTCGGATCGAGCGCGGGGATCTTGTCCAGTGCGGCCTGGACGATGGTCGCGGCGAGGTCGTCGGGGCGGACATCGCGCAGGGACCCCTTGTGCGCCCGGCCGATGGGGGAGCGGGCGGTGGCGACGATGACGGCGTCGCGGGACGACTCAATCGGCATGGACCAACGTTAACCCGCCGGTAACTTCGCGCGGAAGAAGCGTGCCCGGCGGGAAATGTCACCCCTGACCGGGGACGATCTAGCGCCGGGTCGTGGCCGCCGCCGCCGCGGCGATGGCGGGCAGCAACGCGTGCGCCCACACCCGGTAGCCGTCGGCGGAGGGGTGGAAGCCGTCCTGGCAGAGCGTGCCGGCGTCGGCCCGGAACACCGGCCCGGTCTCGGTGGCCAAATCGACCACCGAGCCGCCCGCCTCCAGCACGGCCGTGGTCTGCGCGCGGGCCACCCGACGCCCGGACCACCCGACCACCTGGCGCAGCGGAGGCGCGATGGCACGCACCGCGCCGAGGTCGGGGCAGGTGCCCACCACCACCTCGACGCGCGCCTCCCGCAGCCGGTGCACCGCCGCGCCCAGGTAGGCCGCCGCGTCGGAGGGTCGGCGCAGCCCGGTGGCGTCGTTCGCGCCGATCAGGATCAACGCCACGTCGGGCCGCTCCCCGAGCAGGGCCCGGGCAACCTGCGTGGCGAGGTCCGTCGAGCGGGACCCGGAGACGCCGACGCTGGACAGCTGCACCCGGCGGCCGGCCGGGCCCTCGGCGAGCAGGTGGGCCAACTGCCCGCCGATCGTGTCTTCCAGACGGTCGACACCGACGCCCAGCGCCGACGAGTCGCCGAGCAGCACCAGCCGCAGCGGAGGAGCGCCCGCCCGGCCGATCGTGGCGCGCAGCGCCAGGCCCAGCTCCGGTTGGGCGTAGCGTCGGTGCCGGGCGACGAACGCCTCACCGGCGAGGACGGCGGCACCCCCGACAGTGCCGGCGAGCAGCGAGAACGCCGCTGCCCGACCCAACCGGCCGGCGAGGCCGGAGGCCACGCTCCGTGCGCTGCGCTCGTTCATGCCAGTTCCTCCACTGTCGAGGTGTCCGACGCGGGCCCGTCCTGCGGCACCGCGCCGACACCGAAGAACGCCCGTCGGCGCAGCTGCGCCCACCGGCCGGCGGGCCCTCGGTCGCGGCCCCGGACCTGGACGCCGCTCACCTCCGTGCCAGCGTGTCGAGCCGCTTCCTGCGCGGCCTCCGGCAGCGACCGTACGCCGTCGCCGCCGACCCGTGTGGCCCGTCGTTCCGGGGTCGCGCCGAGGGCGGAGAGCATCGTCGGCAGGAGCGCGGCGGCGGCCATCGCGTACCCCTCGGCGGAGGGGTGGAACCGGTCCCAGGCGAACATCCGGGTCGGCTCGGCCGCGAACCGGGGCCCGAGCAGGTCACCGAGGGAGACCGTCCAGCCGCCCGCCTCGACCACGGCCACCGTCTGGGCCGCCGCGAGCTGCCGGCTCCACCGGTGCGCCAGCCAGCGCAGCGGTGGCTGGATGGGGCGGATCGCGCCCAGGTCGGGGCACGTCCCGACGACCACCTCACACCCCGCGTCACGCAGGGTGTGCACCGCCTCGACCAGGTAGCGGACCGCCAGGCCGCGCGGGGTGCGGTTGGTGATGTCGTTGCCACCGATGAGGATCACCGCGATGTCGGGTCGGCACTCCAACGCCGCCTCCACCTGGTGGCGCAGGGCCGCCGAGATGGCACCGACCACCGCGAAGCGGTGCAGCTGCACCGGCCGGTGCAGGCGACGGGACAGGCCGGTGGCGAGCAGCGCCCCGGGCGTCTCCCGACGGCGGTGCACCCCGTAGCCCGCCGCCGACGAGTCGCCGAGCACGACCATGGTGAGCGCCGGACCGGGGAACTTCGCGCCGTACATCCCATCGCAGCGCGGCGGCGGCGCCTCGGCCATCGGGATGGTCCGTCGCGCCTGGCGGGCCTGGCCGAGCAGCACCCCGCCGGTCGCCACCGCGGCCGCCGCGGTGGCACCCGTCCCGATGGCTGCCAGCCGGACGAACCGCCGGGCCTGCCGCCAGCGCTCACCGGGTACGACGGAATCTGCCATCCCCATACCGCGACATTATCGCGCGGGCCCGACACACCGCTGTCGTCGTGACGGCACCCGGGTGCCTGGAAACCGACGCGACGGGGTACCTGGGTTCCCGAGGCCGGCCGACTTGCGCCGACCCGCCACGCTGATCCGGCGGAGAGGAGCACGACGATGGGTAAGACACTGAAGCGCAGCGCGGCGTTCGCGGCCCTGGCCCGGGCCCTGACGGCCGGGGCGCGCAACGGGCCGTCGATCGGCACGCGGTTGGCCGCGCTGCCCCGGATGATCCGAGCCACCACCAAGGGGGAGTACGACGGCGGCCTTCGGCTGGCCCTGATGACCGCGGCGACGGCGTACATCGTCTCGCCGATCGACCTGCTCCCGGAGATCCCACTGGCGATCTTCGGGCTGGCCGACGACGCGGTCATGGTCACCTGGTTGGCCGGCAGCGTGCTCGCCGAGACCGATCGCTTCCTGGAGTGGGAGGCCCGCCGCAGCTCCGTCATCCCCGGGGGGCTGGTGCCCTGACGGCACGTACGCTGGGCGACGAGGAACCGTCTTCCCGGCCGCCACCGTCGGCGCCGCAACGAAGGGCACACCGTGCAGTACTACGACAACGTCGTCGACATGATCGGAAACACCCCGCTGGTGCGTCTGCGTAACGTCACCGAGGGCATCCAGGCCACCGTGCTGGCCAAGGTGGAGTACGTCAATCCGGGTGGCTCGGTGAAGGACCGGATCGCGCTGCGGATGGTGGAGGACGCCGAGGCCGCCGGCCTGCTGAAGCCCGGCGGCACCATCGTCGAGCCGACCAGCGGCAACACCGGCGTGGGGCTGGCCCTGGTGGCTCAGCTCAAGGGCTACCGGTGTGTCTTCGTCTGCCCGGACAAGGTCAGCCAGGACAAGCAGGACGTGCTCCGGGCGTACGGCGCCGAGGTGGTGGTCTGCCCGACCGCCGTCGCGCCGGAGGACCCGCGCTCGTACTACAACGTCTCCGACCGGCTGACCCGGGAGATCCCCGGTGCCTGGAAGCCCAACCAGTACAGCAACCCGGCGAACCCGCGCTCGCACTACGAGACGACCGGCCCGGAGCTGTGGAAGCAGACCGACGGCGGGCTCACCCACTTCGTGGCCGGCGTCGGCACCGGCGGCACCAT contains these protein-coding regions:
- a CDS encoding Bax inhibitor-1/YccA family protein, whose product is MKTSNPVLARLGQAAERERSAGYAPAGPYGQPGIPQQYPSQAGYPAAPPTVAPMTVDDVVVKTVALLGILGITAAAAWVLVPDALVGTAWIGAAVVGLVLGLIISFSRMANPALVIAYAVVEGVFVGMVSKAFETAYDGIVLQAAAASFGIFFLMAMLYKAKVIRATPAFVKGMIAVMTGLFAVMMINLVLALFGVNTGLRDGSPLAIGFSLVCIVVASLSFVLSFKEIEDGVRMGLPQRYSWVAAFGILVSLVWLYIEILRLLSYFQGDD
- a CDS encoding Bax inhibitor-1/YccA family protein, with the protein product MRSNNPVLNRLDESSRVESRVLGARDVEPMTVDDVVVRTVGLLLVTGATAAVSWAVIPDAVWLGGALAGSALASIALILVISLRGITNPVPIVGYAILQGLLLGVASRTFEQVYPGIVVQAVAGTFGVFLGMAALYRARVIRATPRLARLVIGTLLGIAVLSVVNLVSYLITGRPGLAVYSVSGEVGWLPYAFSVVAIIAGAFSFILDFDLVERSVRDGRARRYAWLSAFGLLTGLVFLYWQLLRLLSYLRR
- a CDS encoding acetyl-CoA C-acetyltransferase, which produces MPIESSRDAVIVATARSPIGRAHKGSLRDVRPDDLAATIVQAALDKIPALDPTTIDDLYLGCGLPGGEQGFNMARVVSTLLGLDTVPGATLTRYCASSLQTTRMAMHAIRAGEGDVFVSAGVEMVSRYARGSSDGLPPEAQALVGGGWENPRFASASERSTRRAQGGAEVWTDPREVGELPDIYLSMGQTAENLAQVYDITRADMDEFGVRSQNLAEKAIADGFWAREITPVTTPDGTVVSTDDGPRAGVTLDAVAGLKPVFRPDGRITAGNCCPLNDGAAAVVVMSAQRAEELGLTPLARIVSTGVTGLSPEIMGLGPVEASRQALRRAGMTIDDVDLVEINEAFAAQVIPSYRQLGIPEEKLNVMGGAIAVGHPFGMTGARITGTLLNALEWHDKTIGLETMCVGGGQGMAMVLERLS
- a CDS encoding SGNH/GDSL hydrolase family protein translates to MNERSARSVASGLAGRLGRAAAFSLLAGTVGGAAVLAGEAFVARHRRYAQPELGLALRATIGRAGAPPLRLVLLGDSSALGVGVDRLEDTIGGQLAHLLAEGPAGRRVQLSSVGVSGSRSTDLATQVARALLGERPDVALILIGANDATGLRRPSDAAAYLGAAVHRLREARVEVVVGTCPDLGAVRAIAPPLRQVVGWSGRRVARAQTTAVLEAGGSVVDLATETGPVFRADAGTLCQDGFHPSADGYRVWAHALLPAIAAAAAATTRR
- a CDS encoding YkvA family protein, with product MGKTLKRSAAFAALARALTAGARNGPSIGTRLAALPRMIRATTKGEYDGGLRLALMTAATAYIVSPIDLLPEIPLAIFGLADDAVMVTWLAGSVLAETDRFLEWEARRSSVIPGGLVP